From Natronorubrum halophilum, a single genomic window includes:
- a CDS encoding long-chain fatty acid--CoA ligase, whose amino-acid sequence MVGGADMTIQPFLWRAERLYPSTEIVSRTVEDIERYTYSEYANRVRQLANALDDYGITERDRIGTFCWNDYRHFETYFAVPSIGAQLHTINPQLPDEHIKYIVQNAEDRLLFIGPELVDSVEEVAKSSEFSSVEQYVVMSSELPETELDAVPYEEFIGDQSTTYDWPEVAQDQPAGMCYTSGTTGKPKGVKYTQQMIWAHTMQLQTPQGIPVEDDDVVMPVVPMFHVNAWGLPYAATTAGAKQVFPGPSPDPEDLAHLIEKEEVTLTGGVPTVWLGLIEYCKEHDVDLSALERVIVGGSAAPESMIRWFDEHDIQVIHPWGMTETTPVASVSYLKNDLQNADEGTKMNKYTKQGLILPGLELIVVDENGNEVEWNGEEFGELWVRGPTVTTEYFERPEANEESFEDEWLKTGDIVTVDEDGYIEIVDRVKDVIKSGGEWISSVELENTIMSNDHVREAVVIGVPHEKWQERPVAFIAPINGTDHETIVEEIYDMLHREYPKWWVPDEIEFTDEIPKTATGKFSKKDLREQYAENEK is encoded by the coding sequence ATGGTTGGAGGAGCTGATATGACAATACAGCCGTTCCTATGGCGTGCCGAACGGCTTTATCCGAGTACAGAAATCGTTTCTCGAACTGTTGAGGACATCGAACGCTACACTTATAGCGAGTATGCGAACCGTGTCCGTCAATTGGCAAATGCACTCGATGACTACGGCATTACAGAGCGAGATAGGATCGGGACGTTTTGTTGGAACGACTACCGGCATTTCGAGACGTACTTCGCCGTCCCGTCAATTGGTGCGCAATTACATACAATAAATCCACAGCTCCCCGACGAGCATATCAAATACATCGTCCAGAACGCTGAGGACCGTTTGCTATTTATCGGTCCTGAATTAGTCGATAGCGTCGAAGAAGTTGCCAAATCTTCGGAATTTAGTTCGGTGGAACAGTATGTCGTGATGTCCTCCGAGTTGCCCGAAACTGAACTTGATGCAGTCCCGTACGAAGAATTCATTGGAGACCAGTCTACTACATACGATTGGCCCGAAGTGGCCCAGGACCAACCGGCGGGAATGTGCTATACCTCTGGGACAACTGGCAAACCTAAGGGTGTTAAATACACCCAGCAGATGATCTGGGCCCATACAATGCAACTCCAAACACCCCAGGGAATTCCAGTAGAAGATGATGATGTCGTTATGCCTGTTGTACCGATGTTCCATGTCAACGCATGGGGGTTGCCGTATGCAGCTACTACGGCTGGAGCGAAACAAGTATTCCCTGGACCTTCTCCTGACCCAGAGGATCTCGCCCACCTCATCGAAAAAGAGGAAGTCACGCTGACTGGTGGTGTCCCGACCGTATGGCTTGGATTGATAGAGTACTGTAAGGAGCATGATGTCGATCTCTCGGCCCTTGAACGTGTTATTGTCGGCGGGTCGGCTGCTCCAGAGTCAATGATCCGCTGGTTCGATGAGCATGACATTCAAGTCATTCATCCGTGGGGTATGACTGAAACGACACCTGTAGCCTCTGTTTCCTACCTCAAGAATGACCTGCAGAACGCGGATGAAGGAACAAAGATGAATAAATACACCAAGCAAGGACTAATATTGCCTGGATTAGAGTTGATTGTTGTAGATGAGAATGGAAATGAGGTTGAGTGGAACGGGGAAGAATTCGGTGAATTGTGGGTCCGTGGGCCGACTGTAACTACAGAGTATTTTGAGCGGCCTGAAGCAAATGAGGAAAGCTTCGAGGATGAGTGGTTGAAAACGGGTGACATCGTCACTGTTGATGAGGACGGGTACATCGAAATTGTGGACCGCGTTAAAGACGTAATCAAGTCTGGTGGGGAGTGGATTTCGAGTGTAGAACTTGAGAACACCATCATGTCGAATGATCACGTTCGAGAGGCGGTAGTTATCGGTGTTCCACATGAGAAGTGGCAAGAACGTCCCGTTGCATTCATCGCGCCCATCAATGGAACGGATCACGAAACAATCGTTGAGGAGATATACGACATGTTGCATCGAGAATATCCAAAATGGTGGGTCCCGGACGAGATTGAATTCACTGATGAGATACCTAAAACAGCCACTGGGAAGTTCTCGAAGAAGGATCTGCGCGAGCAGTATGCGGAA
- a CDS encoding acetone carboxylase subunit gamma, whose product MKIGNQFIVEDDLVSCGFCSAELGDVLGNIKRNLAIEQVGVEEAGPHYEEPSRYINQEIVFRRFYCPGCATMLTNEVARPEDPLHDEVTLFES is encoded by the coding sequence ATGAAGATCGGGAATCAATTTATTGTGGAGGACGATCTCGTCTCCTGTGGTTTCTGTTCGGCAGAGTTGGGAGACGTCTTAGGGAATATTAAGCGAAACTTGGCTATCGAGCAGGTAGGCGTCGAGGAGGCGGGGCCTCACTACGAGGAACCGTCACGCTATATTAATCAGGAGATAGTCTTCCGGAGGTTCTACTGCCCAGGGTGTGCCACGATGCTTACCAACGAAGTAGCACGTCCGGAGGACCCTCTCCACGACGAGGTTACGCTCTTCGAAAGTTGA
- a CDS encoding hydantoinase B/oxoprolinase family protein, with protein MASNQFENWDGTDLPYVPSNVEVPDEVTLDEKYDENVDPVTHEVIRHSLWNANEEHGSTIENTAVSPITLETRDFQTGILTENAEFVFFGPYLQYFAGTMDLLANWILENRGKSPGINEGDIFLSNDCWVGSPHQPDVALITPVFNDGKVFCWVSNLMHQNDVGGTVAGSFCPNAADTYWDPPMFPPMKIVDGGDIVEDKEAVYRRQSRTPRQLSMDLRAGIAGINTARERIKTLIDKYGVSAVKGTMRELIDSGERAFKEDILAKIPDGEWSERVYQERAITGDDGVYPVELTVRKEGDQLTFSNEGTHEQVGSINQPFPGWRGSIISVANLLMQPEQMGATGGMMRSLNFEPEPGTITCPEFGAAVSPAGIYANELGVAMANAIISKMLLSADDEELRNKAVSTTQPQWQLTIGEGNNQRGDYYVAPMLDGIVASTGARLNQDGAFAAGQFWIPEGVGPNVEYYEREWPILYLYRSEHQDTAGAGRRRGGNGGRLAFTLHQGSMDIGVYTTEGVPKGPGIFGGLPSSRGETRVIHNSDVNEQFEAGKIAKEFDDLSGEEELTVGKGPAISLDDDSVTEWWWGSCAGLGDPILRDPELVVEDVVNGTISEDQAHETYGVVLTNDDAVDETATETRRQEIKQERLERAQTADELGIPKEVR; from the coding sequence ATGGCATCAAATCAGTTCGAAAATTGGGATGGAACGGACCTGCCGTATGTCCCATCAAATGTCGAAGTCCCCGACGAAGTAACGCTTGACGAAAAATATGATGAGAATGTCGATCCGGTAACTCACGAGGTCATTAGGCATTCGCTCTGGAATGCGAATGAGGAACACGGTAGTACCATTGAAAACACCGCTGTCTCGCCAATTACACTCGAGACTCGAGACTTTCAGACGGGTATCCTGACGGAAAACGCGGAGTTCGTCTTCTTCGGACCATATCTGCAGTACTTTGCAGGTACAATGGATCTTCTCGCCAACTGGATCTTGGAAAACCGAGGAAAGAGTCCCGGTATCAACGAGGGTGATATCTTCCTCAGTAATGATTGCTGGGTGGGTTCACCTCACCAGCCCGACGTCGCGCTAATCACACCAGTATTCAACGACGGGAAGGTGTTCTGCTGGGTCAGTAATCTCATGCACCAGAACGACGTCGGGGGAACTGTTGCTGGAAGTTTCTGCCCAAATGCAGCCGATACCTATTGGGATCCACCAATGTTCCCACCGATGAAGATCGTCGATGGTGGCGATATTGTTGAAGACAAGGAAGCGGTTTATCGGAGACAGTCGCGGACTCCGAGGCAGCTTTCGATGGATCTCCGTGCCGGTATTGCCGGTATCAACACCGCTCGAGAACGAATCAAAACCCTCATCGATAAATATGGTGTTAGCGCTGTCAAAGGAACGATGCGAGAACTAATCGATAGCGGTGAACGAGCATTTAAAGAAGATATTCTCGCGAAGATTCCTGACGGTGAATGGTCCGAACGCGTCTATCAGGAACGAGCAATAACTGGTGATGACGGTGTCTATCCAGTAGAACTCACTGTACGAAAAGAGGGGGACCAACTCACCTTCAGCAATGAGGGAACACATGAACAGGTCGGCTCCATCAACCAGCCGTTCCCCGGATGGCGCGGTTCCATCATTTCTGTGGCGAACTTGCTAATGCAGCCCGAGCAAATGGGCGCAACAGGCGGAATGATGCGGTCGTTGAACTTCGAACCAGAACCAGGGACGATCACTTGTCCTGAGTTCGGCGCGGCAGTTAGTCCCGCGGGCATTTACGCGAACGAACTCGGGGTCGCAATGGCAAATGCGATTATCTCGAAAATGTTACTGAGTGCGGATGACGAAGAACTGCGTAACAAGGCAGTTTCAACGACTCAGCCGCAATGGCAGCTCACGATCGGCGAAGGTAACAATCAGCGGGGGGACTACTATGTCGCGCCTATGCTTGACGGGATCGTTGCCTCAACGGGTGCGAGATTGAACCAGGATGGTGCCTTTGCTGCGGGTCAGTTCTGGATCCCTGAAGGCGTAGGTCCAAATGTGGAGTATTACGAACGGGAATGGCCGATCCTGTATCTCTACAGGTCAGAGCATCAAGATACTGCTGGGGCCGGCAGACGACGGGGCGGTAATGGGGGGAGACTTGCATTTACTCTTCACCAGGGGTCGATGGATATCGGTGTCTACACAACTGAAGGTGTCCCGAAGGGACCGGGGATTTTTGGCGGCCTTCCCAGCAGTCGTGGCGAGACCCGTGTAATTCATAATTCTGACGTAAACGAGCAGTTCGAAGCGGGGAAAATAGCGAAAGAATTTGACGACCTCAGTGGTGAGGAGGAATTGACCGTTGGGAAAGGCCCAGCGATAAGTCTTGATGATGATTCCGTCACCGAGTGGTGGTGGGGTTCCTGTGCCGGACTCGGAGATCCGATTCTCCGAGATCCTGAACTTGTCGTTGAGGATGTTGTCAATGGCACTATTAGCGAAGATCAGGCTCACGAGACGTACGGAGTGGTCCTCACAAACGATGATGCAGTTGACGAGACCGCGACTGAAACCAGACGCCAAGAAATTAAGCAGGAACGTCTCGAACGGGCACAGACTGCGGACGAACTCGGTATTCCCAAGGAGGTGCGATAA